The Parashewanella spongiae genome has a window encoding:
- a CDS encoding DUF721 domain-containing protein, whose product MKKLPHDLSQLLNVSGKLPELKEKAELLLSLDQLIKQQLHGPIITQIKVANLRESTLVVEVSSASWATRLNFQKSQLLLKLQNEALPMLSSIDVKVNPRMFAVASNVEQNHAHLSNTAASHIEALAENIEGSLGHKLKRLAALASRQRHFSDD is encoded by the coding sequence ATGAAAAAGCTACCTCACGATCTCAGTCAGTTATTGAACGTTTCCGGCAAACTTCCTGAGCTTAAGGAAAAAGCTGAATTATTATTAAGTTTAGACCAACTCATTAAACAGCAGCTGCATGGTCCAATTATCACGCAAATTAAAGTCGCTAACTTGCGTGAAAGCACATTGGTTGTTGAAGTTTCTTCAGCATCTTGGGCTACAAGACTCAACTTTCAAAAATCACAATTACTGCTTAAACTTCAAAATGAAGCGTTACCAATGCTCTCTAGTATTGACGTTAAAGTCAACCCAAGGATGTTTGCGGTCGCTTCAAATGTCGAGCAAAATCATGCGCATCTTAGTAATACAGCGGCCTCACACATTGAAGCTTTGGCTGAAAATATAGAAGGTAGCCTAGGCCACAAACTAAAACGGCTGGCTGCATTAGCCAGCCGTCAAAGGCATTTCAGTGATGATTAG
- the murG gene encoding undecaprenyldiphospho-muramoylpentapeptide beta-N-acetylglucosaminyltransferase: MSENGSMKKRILIMAGGTGGHVFPALAVAKYLANQGWEILWLGTAERMEAKVVPQHGFNIEFIDIKGVRGNGLLRMLAAPFKVLRSIVQARRVIKHFRPDVVLGMGGFASGPGGVAAKLSSIPLVLHEQNAVPGMTNKLLSNIANRVLCAFKDTFTGKVQAEVVGNPIRQELVALRHQEVESRDDALKILVVGGSLGAKVFNDLMPKVTANLGQFHPITVWHQVGRNNKESIENDYQSNGQLETVKVAEFIDDMEAAYGWADVVLCRAGALTVSELATIGKASILVPYPHAVDDHQTLNAKVLVEAGGAFLLPQPIVNVESLVNKLNMLANDRQELIKMGQKAKQVAILDSTIRVANVCAALTVKK; this comes from the coding sequence ATGAGTGAAAACGGCTCAATGAAAAAAAGAATATTAATTATGGCTGGAGGTACTGGAGGGCATGTATTTCCAGCATTAGCCGTTGCAAAATATTTAGCAAACCAAGGATGGGAAATTCTTTGGTTAGGTACAGCTGAGCGGATGGAAGCGAAAGTGGTGCCACAGCATGGCTTTAATATCGAGTTTATCGATATTAAAGGGGTAAGAGGGAATGGTTTATTAAGAATGTTAGCAGCCCCTTTTAAAGTACTTCGCTCAATCGTACAAGCTCGAAGGGTAATTAAACACTTTCGACCAGATGTTGTGCTTGGAATGGGAGGTTTTGCAAGCGGCCCAGGTGGCGTGGCGGCTAAGTTATCGAGTATACCTTTAGTGCTGCACGAGCAAAATGCTGTACCCGGCATGACCAATAAATTGTTGTCAAATATTGCTAACCGAGTATTGTGCGCTTTTAAAGATACATTTACAGGAAAAGTTCAAGCTGAGGTAGTTGGAAATCCGATCAGACAAGAACTTGTAGCTCTTAGACACCAAGAAGTGGAAAGCCGCGATGATGCGCTGAAAATTTTAGTGGTTGGCGGTAGCCTTGGAGCAAAGGTATTTAATGATTTAATGCCTAAAGTTACGGCTAACTTGGGGCAATTTCATCCCATTACAGTTTGGCATCAAGTGGGTCGCAATAATAAAGAATCAATCGAAAATGATTACCAGAGCAATGGACAGTTAGAAACAGTTAAAGTTGCTGAATTTATTGACGATATGGAAGCCGCTTACGGCTGGGCAGACGTTGTACTATGTCGAGCTGGTGCGTTGACCGTGTCTGAGTTAGCAACGATTGGAAAAGCCAGCATATTAGTGCCCTATCCTCATGCCGTGGATGATCATCAAACACTCAACGCGAAAGTGCTTGTTGAAGCCGGTGGAGCGTTTTTACTGCCTCAACCCATTGTTAATGTTGAGAGCTTAGTAAATAAGTTAAATATGCTAGCAAATGACAGACAAGAATTAATTAAAATGGGACAGAAAGCAAAGCAGGTAGCAATATTAGACTCGACTATACGAGTAGCTAACGTTTGCGCTGCGTTAACGGTGAAAAAATAA
- the ftsA gene encoding cell division protein FtsA gives MTKNQDRNLIVGLDIGTAKVAVIIGEVLPDGEITVVGLGNHPSRGMDKGGVNDLDSIVRSLQRALDQAELMADCQVTSVYLSISGKHIACQNENGMVSIDDDEVTQEDVDNVIHTARSVKIPTERRILHVLPQEYAIDVQEGIKSPMGMSGMRMEAKVHIVTCANDMAKNITKSVERCGLKVDDLVFSGIASADATLTNDEKDLGACLVDIGGGTTDIAIYTNGALRHCAVIPVAGNQVTNDIAKIFRTPLSHAEQIKVQFANARSAAVSREENIEVPSVGGRPSRSMSRHTLAEVVEPRYQEMFELILQELRDSGYEEQIAAGIVLTGGTASIEGVVDVAEATFGMPVRVSGPLEVKGLYDYVSEPLYSTGIGLLHYGARRIMDSEFERPERQGVTDALSRIKSWFKGEF, from the coding sequence ATGACCAAGAACCAAGATAGAAATCTGATTGTTGGATTGGACATAGGAACAGCAAAAGTCGCCGTGATAATAGGTGAAGTATTACCTGATGGCGAAATTACGGTCGTAGGTCTTGGTAACCACCCCTCCAGAGGTATGGATAAAGGCGGGGTGAATGATTTAGATTCGATTGTTCGAAGCTTGCAGCGTGCATTAGATCAAGCAGAGCTGATGGCCGATTGTCAGGTTACATCTGTTTATTTGAGCATCTCAGGAAAGCACATCGCCTGCCAAAACGAGAATGGTATGGTGTCAATTGATGACGATGAAGTCACTCAAGAAGATGTGGATAATGTTATACACACAGCTCGCTCAGTTAAGATACCGACGGAACGCCGAATTTTACATGTATTACCACAAGAGTATGCTATCGACGTACAGGAAGGCATTAAAAGCCCGATGGGAATGTCAGGTATGCGGATGGAAGCAAAAGTACATATTGTGACCTGTGCCAACGATATGGCGAAAAATATCACAAAAAGTGTTGAGCGTTGTGGCTTAAAAGTGGATGATCTAGTTTTCTCTGGTATTGCTTCAGCTGATGCGACACTCACAAATGATGAAAAAGATTTAGGCGCGTGCCTTGTGGATATTGGTGGCGGTACGACAGATATTGCTATCTACACGAATGGTGCATTGCGCCATTGTGCGGTGATACCTGTTGCGGGTAATCAAGTCACAAATGATATCGCAAAGATATTCAGAACCCCTTTATCGCATGCTGAACAAATAAAAGTACAGTTTGCAAATGCAAGAAGTGCAGCGGTCAGTCGTGAAGAAAATATTGAAGTGCCATCAGTCGGTGGCCGGCCATCGCGGTCAATGTCGAGGCACACTTTGGCAGAGGTCGTCGAGCCAAGGTATCAAGAAATGTTTGAATTGATACTACAAGAGCTGCGTGACAGCGGTTATGAAGAACAAATAGCGGCGGGAATAGTACTGACTGGCGGTACGGCCTCAATTGAAGGCGTCGTTGATGTTGCAGAAGCTACATTCGGAATGCCAGTTAGAGTCTCAGGCCCACTCGAAGTAAAAGGCCTATACGATTATGTCAGCGAACCACTTTACTCAACAGGTATCGGCTTGTTGCATTATGGTGCAAGACGCATCATGGACAGTGAATTTGAGCGTCCGGAACGTCAAGGCGTAACCGATGCTCTGAGCCGGATCAAAAGTTGGTTCAAAGGTGAATTTTAG
- the murC gene encoding UDP-N-acetylmuramate--L-alanine ligase, translating into MTKSEKHAQLRSQIPEMRRIKRIHFVGIGGAGMGGIAEVLLNEGYAISGSDIATNNVTERLKAFGAIIAIGHREENITGVDVVVVSTAISSDNPELISAKTQRIPVVRRAEMLAELMRYRHGIAVAGTHGKTTTTSLIASVYGEAGNDPTFVIGGLLNSAGTNARLGSSRYLIAEADESDASFLHLQPMIAVITNIEADHMDTYGGDFENLKTAFIDFLHNLPFYGVAVVCIDDPIVRELLPKISRKVVTYGFSDDADVQAKNFSQVGTITRFTVHREGKADLPVELNMPGKHNVQNALAAIAVASEDEISDAPIVEALSEFQGIGRRFQHLGEFDTAKGNILLVDDYGHHPSEVAVTIQAARLAFPEKRLVMAYQPHRFSRTRDLFEDFAEVLSQVDCLLLLEVYSAGEQAIPGADGRALCRAIRQRGKIEPIFIADKTQLIELLPDVLKENDLLLTQGAGTIGAVAKQLVATELGFLNRIEN; encoded by the coding sequence ATGACTAAGTCAGAAAAGCACGCACAATTACGAAGTCAAATCCCTGAAATGCGTCGGATTAAACGCATTCATTTTGTTGGGATAGGTGGTGCTGGAATGGGTGGTATTGCTGAAGTGTTATTAAACGAAGGTTATGCTATCAGCGGTTCAGATATTGCGACTAATAATGTAACAGAAAGACTCAAAGCTTTTGGTGCAATCATTGCTATTGGGCATCGTGAGGAAAATATTACTGGTGTTGATGTCGTTGTCGTCTCAACGGCTATTTCGTCAGATAATCCTGAGTTGATATCAGCAAAAACACAACGCATACCGGTTGTGCGCCGTGCTGAAATGTTAGCTGAACTCATGCGTTACCGACATGGCATTGCTGTCGCTGGAACCCATGGAAAAACCACTACGACCAGCTTAATTGCGAGTGTTTACGGCGAGGCTGGAAATGATCCGACTTTTGTCATTGGTGGTTTATTGAATAGTGCAGGAACAAATGCACGTTTAGGCAGCAGTCGGTATTTGATTGCTGAAGCTGATGAAAGTGATGCCAGTTTTTTGCATTTACAACCTATGATTGCGGTGATCACCAATATTGAAGCCGATCACATGGATACCTATGGTGGTGACTTTGAAAATTTAAAAACAGCATTTATCGACTTTCTACATAACCTCCCTTTTTACGGTGTGGCTGTTGTTTGTATCGATGATCCTATTGTGCGAGAGCTGCTCCCTAAGATCAGTCGTAAAGTCGTCACTTATGGGTTCAGTGATGACGCGGATGTACAAGCTAAAAACTTTAGCCAAGTGGGTACAATTACTCGCTTTACTGTACATCGAGAAGGAAAAGCTGATTTGCCTGTCGAGCTGAACATGCCAGGTAAACATAATGTTCAGAACGCACTTGCCGCCATTGCCGTTGCATCGGAAGATGAAATAAGTGATGCACCTATTGTAGAAGCATTATCAGAATTCCAAGGAATTGGTCGTCGCTTTCAACATTTAGGCGAGTTTGATACGGCGAAGGGAAATATCCTGTTGGTGGATGATTACGGTCATCATCCTAGTGAAGTTGCTGTGACGATACAAGCTGCGAGATTGGCTTTCCCCGAAAAACGTTTAGTAATGGCTTATCAACCACATCGATTTTCGCGAACACGTGACTTATTTGAAGATTTTGCCGAGGTATTATCTCAAGTTGATTGTTTGTTGCTTTTAGAAGTGTATTCCGCCGGCGAGCAAGCAATTCCTGGTGCAGATGGTCGGGCTTTATGTAGAGCGATTCGTCAACGAGGAAAAATTGAGCCTATTTTCATTGCGGATAAAACACAGCTGATAGAACTGTTACCGGATGTATTAAAAGAAAATGACTTACTGTTAACGCAAGGTGCAGGAACCATAGGTGCCGTTGCGAAACAATTGGTTGCTACTGAGTTAGGTTTCTTAAACCGTATTGAGAATTAA
- the ftsW gene encoding cell division protein FtsW, translating into MASEEKQLNLFGSGLKWTWPKWSIDYDRPGSQLYDRKLLLAIISLISLGFVMVMSASMPEGESLKGNQFHFVLRHLRNLVGCILIAAVVLRIELHWWQKFSPVMLLAVLFGLIAVLIVGTTVNGATRWLNIGPIRIQVAEVAKFAFCVYLAGYLVRRHQEVRERMFGFLKPIIVLIIFAGLLLMQPDLGSVVVLFVITVGLLWLAGARLVDFFLMMLFGTVLFVFLVATAEYRMRRVTSFLNPWDDPFGSGYQLTQSLMAYGRGDWSGQGLGNSIQKLEYLPEAHTDFIFAVIGEELGFIGILVILAVLFWLAYRAIILGSLCLQKDKAFDGYLAYAIGIWICFQTVVNVGASIGMLPTKGLTLPFISYGGSSLWIMTAAAMLLIRIDHERRLDLTQAVQRRGKP; encoded by the coding sequence ATGGCTTCTGAAGAAAAGCAGCTTAATTTATTCGGCTCAGGGCTTAAATGGACGTGGCCAAAATGGAGTATTGATTATGATCGCCCTGGCAGTCAGTTATATGATCGCAAGTTATTGTTGGCGATTATTTCATTAATATCTCTCGGTTTCGTGATGGTAATGTCTGCCTCGATGCCTGAAGGAGAGAGTTTAAAGGGCAATCAGTTTCATTTTGTGCTGCGGCACTTAAGAAATCTAGTGGGTTGCATATTGATAGCCGCCGTTGTGCTTAGAATTGAATTGCATTGGTGGCAAAAGTTCAGTCCAGTGATGTTGCTTGCCGTACTATTTGGTTTGATTGCAGTATTGATAGTAGGCACCACAGTAAATGGGGCAACCCGATGGCTGAATATTGGCCCAATTAGAATTCAAGTTGCAGAAGTTGCAAAATTTGCCTTCTGTGTTTATCTCGCAGGCTATCTTGTTCGTCGCCATCAAGAAGTGCGTGAACGAATGTTTGGTTTCTTAAAGCCAATTATTGTATTGATTATTTTTGCAGGCTTACTGCTCATGCAACCTGATTTAGGTTCAGTTGTAGTGCTATTTGTTATTACTGTTGGCTTATTGTGGTTGGCCGGGGCAAGGCTGGTCGATTTTTTCTTAATGATGTTGTTCGGCACAGTATTGTTTGTTTTTTTGGTGGCAACAGCAGAATACCGAATGCGCCGGGTCACTTCTTTCTTGAATCCTTGGGATGATCCCTTCGGCAGTGGTTATCAATTAACTCAGTCGTTGATGGCCTACGGTCGAGGTGACTGGTCTGGCCAAGGACTGGGCAATAGTATTCAGAAATTGGAATATTTACCTGAAGCGCATACGGACTTTATCTTCGCCGTTATAGGAGAAGAGTTAGGGTTTATCGGTATTCTAGTCATATTAGCGGTGTTGTTTTGGCTAGCATACAGAGCGATAATATTAGGCAGCCTTTGCTTACAAAAGGATAAAGCATTTGATGGTTATTTGGCTTATGCCATAGGTATCTGGATTTGTTTTCAAACCGTAGTAAATGTCGGCGCAAGTATTGGAATGCTACCAACGAAAGGATTAACGCTCCCGTTTATTAGTTATGGCGGAAGTAGTTTATGGATTATGACTGCGGCCGCTATGTTGTTGATCAGGATTGATCATGAAAGACGATTAGATCTCACTCAGGCAGTACAGCGACGGGGTAAACCATGA
- a CDS encoding cell division protein FtsQ/DivIB, producing the protein MFLKIKNAISQRKKHQINWYFCCGLVFLLSVIIGLSAAGWKLNRIVNDAKELPIEAVVIKGERKYTSDLEIQLALQGLLKSSFFSADVSEIQKTLETLPWVYRASVQREWPAKLKVFIKEQDVAAHWNGNSWLNRHGDVFEAVLSDESLKLPSLSGPEGMAKNILTTYEQLAELLKINGLSLNQLSLTPRHAWNLLLDNGIQLDLGREDKISRVQRFIDVYPYLKEQDKAIARIDLRYDTGLAVGWAQTQSESR; encoded by the coding sequence GTGTTTTTGAAAATAAAAAATGCTATTTCTCAGCGAAAAAAACACCAAATAAATTGGTATTTTTGCTGTGGCTTAGTGTTTTTATTGTCAGTGATTATAGGCTTGAGTGCTGCGGGCTGGAAGTTGAATCGTATCGTAAATGATGCGAAAGAGTTGCCAATAGAAGCGGTGGTGATCAAAGGCGAAAGAAAATACACCAGTGATCTTGAAATACAGCTCGCTTTACAGGGGCTATTGAAAAGCAGTTTTTTTAGTGCTGATGTTTCCGAAATTCAAAAAACGTTAGAGACGTTGCCTTGGGTTTATCGAGCTTCAGTACAAAGAGAATGGCCAGCAAAGTTAAAAGTATTTATTAAAGAACAAGACGTTGCGGCACACTGGAACGGAAACTCGTGGTTAAATCGTCATGGAGATGTGTTTGAAGCAGTACTTTCGGATGAATCACTGAAGCTTCCATCGTTGTCAGGTCCTGAAGGTATGGCTAAAAATATTTTAACGACGTATGAGCAGTTAGCAGAATTATTAAAAATTAACGGGTTGAGTTTAAATCAACTAAGTTTAACTCCGCGACATGCATGGAATTTGTTACTTGATAATGGTATTCAATTGGACTTAGGGCGTGAAGATAAAATAAGCCGAGTCCAACGCTTTATAGATGTATACCCTTATTTAAAGGAGCAAGATAAGGCCATAGCAAGAATTGATTTACGATACGATACTGGTTTAGCCGTGGGTTGGGCCCAAACGCAAAGTGAGAGTCGATAA
- the murD gene encoding UDP-N-acetylmuramoyl-L-alanine--D-glutamate ligase — protein MQEAYTHIVLGLGVTGLSVVRYFSRQGIRPLVMDSRPKPAGADVLAEEFPDITLICGSFDVRYLVQAQQIIISPGIALNTAEVKAAADIGIEIIGDVELFARELINQPPKVIGITGSNGKSTVTTLVGEMAKQAGLKVSVGGNIGIPVLDLLHNDVGLYVLELSSFQLETTASLKCVASTCLNVTADHMDRYESLQAYRRAKLRLYDQSKLVVINREDELTQPLQPKNQISFGLNVPESDDWGIRNGAFVHGNSTLLSVNEAAAVGLHNQANILAAMALADAAGIKTEAMNEVVKMFMGLPHRCEKVAEKNGITYINDSKATNVGATLAAINGLREQLGEIILIAGGDAKGADLSPLIAGLEFVKKVIVFGKDAQQLAKLKDDTIRVENMAQAVTISAKEAETGDIVLLSPACASLDMYKSFAERGDDFKLQVEALHGF, from the coding sequence ATGCAGGAAGCTTATACGCACATCGTTTTAGGATTAGGAGTCACTGGGCTCTCTGTTGTGCGCTATTTTAGTCGACAAGGTATTCGCCCGCTAGTTATGGACAGCCGTCCTAAGCCCGCAGGTGCTGATGTGTTGGCTGAAGAGTTTCCTGATATTACTCTCATTTGTGGTTCATTTGATGTTCGATATTTGGTGCAAGCTCAGCAAATTATTATCAGCCCTGGAATTGCATTAAATACCGCAGAAGTAAAAGCCGCAGCAGATATTGGCATTGAAATCATTGGTGATGTCGAATTATTTGCAAGAGAGCTAATTAATCAGCCGCCTAAAGTTATTGGAATAACAGGCTCTAATGGGAAATCGACGGTGACAACACTGGTCGGTGAAATGGCGAAACAAGCAGGGTTGAAGGTAAGTGTTGGCGGTAATATTGGTATACCAGTATTAGACTTACTGCACAATGATGTTGGTTTATACGTGTTAGAGCTCAGCAGTTTTCAACTTGAAACTACGGCTAGCTTAAAATGTGTTGCATCGACGTGTTTGAACGTCACAGCTGATCATATGGATAGATACGAGAGCTTGCAAGCCTATCGTCGGGCAAAACTTCGTTTGTATGATCAAAGTAAATTAGTCGTTATTAATCGTGAAGATGAATTGACCCAACCTTTACAACCTAAAAATCAAATTAGCTTTGGGCTTAATGTACCTGAATCAGACGATTGGGGCATACGAAACGGTGCATTTGTTCATGGTAATAGTACTTTGCTTTCAGTAAATGAAGCGGCGGCGGTAGGCTTGCATAACCAAGCTAACATACTGGCAGCCATGGCGTTAGCAGACGCTGCGGGCATTAAAACTGAAGCGATGAATGAGGTTGTAAAAATGTTCATGGGACTTCCTCATCGGTGTGAAAAAGTCGCTGAGAAGAACGGTATTACTTATATCAATGATTCTAAAGCGACTAATGTCGGAGCTACATTAGCAGCAATCAATGGACTAAGAGAACAGTTAGGCGAGATTATTTTGATTGCAGGTGGTGATGCTAAAGGCGCTGATCTGTCTCCCCTTATCGCTGGGTTAGAGTTTGTCAAAAAGGTGATTGTTTTTGGTAAAGATGCTCAGCAGTTAGCTAAGTTAAAAGATGACACGATTCGAGTTGAAAATATGGCACAAGCGGTAACAATTTCGGCTAAAGAAGCTGAAACGGGTGACATTGTCTTGCTATCGCCTGCATGTGCCAGTCTCGATATGTACAAAAGTTTTGCCGAACGTGGTGATGATTTTAAGCTGCAAGTGGAGGCGCTACATGGCTTCTGA
- the ftsZ gene encoding cell division protein FtsZ codes for MFEIMDTHSDEAVIKVIGVGGGGGNAVEHMVKHNIEGVEFVATNTDAQALRKSSAGSTIQLGRDVTKGLGAGANPEVGRLAAEEDKESIRSAIKGCDMIFIAAGMGGGTGTGAAPVVAQIAKEEGILTVAVVTKPFPFEGKKRMTFAEQGIEELGKNVDSLITIPNEKLLKVLGRGTSLLDAFAAANNVLLGAVQGIAELITRPGLINVDFADVKTVMSEMGNAMMGTGIASGEDRAEEAAEAAVASPLLEDIDLAGARGVLVNITAGMDMSIEEFETVGNHVKAYASDNATVVVGAVIDPEMSNELRVTVVATGIGAEKKPDITLVSKPTPRAEAAPEVLSVSRASEKVSVAEPSPDMATTTAGNVVQVGVGQASPAQKNDIDYLDIPAFLRKQAD; via the coding sequence ATGTTTGAGATCATGGACACTCACTCAGATGAAGCGGTGATTAAAGTCATCGGTGTTGGCGGCGGAGGTGGTAATGCTGTCGAACACATGGTGAAGCACAATATCGAAGGGGTAGAGTTTGTAGCGACGAATACTGACGCTCAAGCTCTGCGTAAATCTTCTGCTGGCTCTACAATTCAGTTAGGGCGTGATGTGACTAAAGGGCTGGGAGCAGGTGCAAATCCTGAAGTCGGTCGTTTAGCCGCTGAGGAAGATAAAGAAAGCATTCGTTCAGCGATAAAAGGTTGCGATATGATTTTTATTGCAGCTGGAATGGGGGGCGGTACTGGAACAGGTGCAGCACCTGTCGTCGCGCAAATTGCTAAAGAAGAAGGTATTTTAACGGTAGCGGTTGTGACAAAACCTTTTCCTTTTGAAGGGAAAAAGAGAATGACATTTGCCGAGCAAGGTATTGAAGAACTTGGTAAAAACGTTGATTCATTGATCACGATCCCGAATGAGAAGTTATTAAAAGTATTAGGCCGAGGCACATCGTTATTGGATGCCTTCGCGGCTGCGAATAATGTGTTACTTGGTGCCGTGCAAGGTATTGCAGAATTGATTACCCGCCCTGGTTTGATCAATGTCGACTTTGCGGACGTCAAAACGGTAATGTCTGAAATGGGCAATGCCATGATGGGAACAGGTATTGCGAGTGGTGAAGATAGAGCAGAAGAAGCAGCAGAAGCTGCGGTTGCCAGTCCTTTACTCGAAGATATTGATCTTGCTGGTGCTCGAGGTGTGTTAGTGAACATCACTGCCGGAATGGACATGAGTATCGAAGAGTTTGAAACGGTTGGTAATCATGTTAAAGCTTACGCTTCTGATAACGCAACGGTTGTAGTTGGTGCGGTTATCGATCCTGAAATGAGTAATGAACTTAGAGTAACGGTTGTTGCAACAGGAATTGGTGCAGAAAAAAAGCCTGATATCACATTAGTGAGTAAACCAACTCCTAGAGCAGAAGCTGCTCCGGAAGTGTTATCGGTATCTAGAGCATCTGAAAAAGTATCAGTGGCGGAGCCGAGTCCTGATATGGCAACTACAACGGCTGGAAATGTCGTTCAAGTTGGCGTTGGTCAAGCGAGTCCGGCCCAAAAAAATGACATAGATTATTTAGATATTCCGGCGTTTTTACGCAAACAAGCTGACTAA
- the lpxC gene encoding UDP-3-O-acyl-N-acetylglucosamine deacetylase yields MIFQRTIQKMVKTTGVGLHSGNKVTLAIKPAPVNSGIVFIRTDLEPTVAITAKAEQVRETMLCTVLANDDGVKVATIEHLFAALAGLGIDNAIIEVDAPEIPIMDGSASPFVFLLQSAGVAQQSLPKKYLRIKKTIKVEDGDKWAMLKPYQGFKIDFKIDFSHPEIARSQQHMIMDFSTAGFIKDISRARTFGFMRDIEYLRANDLALGGSMENAIVLDEYKVLNPDGLRYDDEFLKHKILDAFGDLYVAGNAIVGEFSAFKTGHALNNKLVRALLAEQEAWELISYENEADVPVSFMTMNNAAITT; encoded by the coding sequence ATGATTTTTCAAAGAACTATTCAAAAAATGGTGAAAACTACTGGAGTGGGCTTACACTCGGGTAATAAGGTCACATTGGCAATTAAACCAGCACCAGTTAATAGTGGTATTGTGTTTATTCGCACCGATCTTGAACCAACCGTTGCCATAACAGCTAAAGCTGAACAAGTTCGAGAAACCATGCTTTGCACCGTGTTAGCGAATGATGATGGCGTTAAAGTCGCAACTATTGAACACTTGTTCGCAGCGTTAGCCGGTTTAGGTATCGATAATGCCATCATTGAAGTCGATGCCCCTGAAATTCCCATTATGGACGGGAGCGCCAGTCCATTTGTATTTTTACTCCAGTCAGCGGGAGTCGCGCAACAGTCCTTGCCTAAGAAATATTTACGCATTAAGAAAACGATTAAAGTTGAAGACGGTGATAAATGGGCAATGCTGAAGCCGTATCAAGGTTTCAAAATTGACTTTAAAATTGATTTTTCACATCCAGAAATAGCTCGTAGCCAGCAACATATGATTATGGACTTTTCTACCGCTGGATTCATTAAAGATATTAGCCGTGCCAGAACATTTGGCTTTATGCGTGACATTGAGTATTTACGTGCTAACGATTTAGCATTAGGTGGCAGTATGGAAAATGCCATTGTTTTAGATGAATACAAAGTCTTAAACCCTGATGGTTTAAGGTATGATGATGAATTTTTGAAACATAAAATTCTTGATGCATTTGGCGATCTTTATGTTGCAGGTAATGCCATTGTTGGTGAGTTTTCAGCCTTTAAAACAGGTCATGCTTTAAATAATAAATTAGTCAGAGCATTACTCGCCGAGCAAGAAGCTTGGGAATTGATCAGTTATGAAAATGAGGCTGATGTCCCAGTGAGCTTTATGACAATGAATAATGCTGCGATAACGACCTAA